The Bicyclus anynana chromosome 12, ilBicAnyn1.1, whole genome shotgun sequence genomic interval TGCTGACGTAGGCAGAAGAAAAGCTGAGGACAAGAGTAATTTGAGTGGTTATTTATCTGAAGGACACTTGGAATATTCAGCGGCGAGTGGAACGAATCCTAACTTAGAGAGAAGTAAGCTAATGAGGAAAAGTTTCCATGGAAGCGCTGGTAAAATACTGACCGCTGCAAAAGTGCCTCCACCGCCGCCGCTGCGAACGACTTCTCAGCTTAGCGGGACTAAGTTCGAGTCAGAAGTAATAGAGCACGGTATCCAATCACGACCACAACAACCATTACCACCTTCTACTCAAGGGGAATATTCCTATTCTCACGACAATGAAGAAGACTGTGGCTTTTCGGAACAATACGGGGAAGAACATCAGTCTCTGCCGTTTCTTCCGTCTTACGATGATAACGCTATGAACCACTATAACAATAGACTAGATGATTCCCCAGATACGTCCCAAAATTTTCATACAGTAGTAACTAAAGCTATGATCCATCAAGAACAGAGTCCTGTTAAGAGAGATATTTCAAACATATTGCCCTCTCCGAACAATATTCAAAATCTAACTAACGTGTTTGACAACGGTGTGGATGTTGTCGACTGTGCTATGCCGAGTAGGAGATCGCCACCGATGTTTGAATTACCACCATATCCGAGTCCTATGAACTCTGTCAACCATTCAAGACAACCTAGTGAAGAATTTCCTCCACCCCCACCGCCAATAGTTATCGCACAACAAAACTTGATGCAATTACAAGATGAACTTATTAAATTACACCAAcgtaataacaataacaatactGATATGAATAATTTTGGTCATTCAtataatcatcaaaatcaaaataaaaatcaaattgacACACAAAATGATTCACTTCTAGCCCAGTTACaagaaaaaagaaatcaaaTTCTTAGAAATGAGGAATGTATTTCAAAGCTTAATCAATTAGAAACAATTGGCACTCCAGGAGATAATTGGCTTAGAGAATTACAAGCGAAACAAGCGGCTCTGAGATTAAAACGTTCTGGTTCACTCGAATGCCAGCTTTCGAGTACTAATGAGAGCCCACAGCAATCTTTCgaaaataataacaatgtaAGAAATATAGCATCCAGATTCGAAACTAACGCACAAAGTATACCCAATGAAGGAGAACGAACTCATGTCGGTTATGTCGGTATTGGAGGTAGTCGTGACGTCATAAACTGTTCTAACCAATCCAATAACAGAATATACGCAAGACGCGCTTCATCATCTTCTATTGATCCAAAGTATAACGACGATGAAGACCAAAAGAACGTACACGGTGGTCTATACGGCGATCGTACAAAGCCTAAGAAAAAGTCAGTCTCTTTCTGTGATCAAGTTATTTTAGTTGCAACAGCCGAAGATCAAGAAGACGACAGTTACATACCTAACCCAATTTTAGAAAGGGTATTAAAGTCGGCTATGAATAAACCAGAATTAACGACGATTCCGCTTCAGACGGATAAATCATCACTTCAAAGAACGGAATCATTTGACAGCCAATCTTCGAGGTCCACGATATCGACGTTATCACAGACATCCTATGTGCCGAACGATGGAGGTCATGCCGACTACTACCGAGTACAAAACTCTTACCCCACGTATGAAATAGCTCAAACAAGGCCACAACAGCAGTTCAATCCTCAGAAAAGCACATCAGTACATGGCACCAACTCACCGGTACTAGTAAACCCGAATCCAAATTTACCAAACACTAATCAGATTTATCAAGCTCTTCCGGCTACTTCTCAACAGAATACAAACAACCCGATACCTTATAATCAACCACCATCTGCATATTCCAATCAAAGCAGCACTAGCCCACCGAACTTTAGCCAAAATCCTGCCAACAGGCTCACACCCACATCGCATAACGCACCCTACATGACTAAACATGTCCCAAATATACAAAGGCCTATGCCGAACTCCTATACGCATCCGACAAATCAGTCGCATCAAATACATCAACCGCCAAACAACAATTACTATCATCTAAGATCGTCACAACCCGCTGTGTCTTATCCCAACTACTACAACCCACCGACCAGTTACGCTAATTCTGATTATTCTAGTCGATACCCCCAAGTGAATAGTACAAATAATTACAACAGCTCGCCCTACCAACGAGTTCCACCTCCACACGGAGAGGTGCCCGTTGAGAACTACAACAATACTTACCAGAAGGTTCCTAACAACTACTATCTTGACAACAACGCGAACAACCAAAATCGCATCAGTGATGCAAGGAATTATACAAATACTCATCAACGCGCTCCAATGTACAACCAACCTCTGGAGAATGGTTCAAGCGCTGAACAATATCAGTATTCTCAAAATGGTTATAGTCCTTATCAGCATTTGCCGCCGCCGaaacaaatacaaaagaaaTCTGTATCCTTTGAACCTGGGACCAAAGGAGGGATGGATTCTCCTATACCACCGCAAATGACTGGAAATTATACAAACGAAAGTCAACCAACGTCATTGATGTCAGGCCAAAAATCGCCTTGTAATTTATGTCGTAAGAAAACTGTTAACCCTCCAGCTATATACTGCCCTGATTGTGATTACTATATGTCAAGGTTCAAACCACGGTCATAGCAGCGTCTATGACGAAATACGAATTAACCCTACCGAatgaaaagattttataaataaatattagttaattaagaaaatgtaaACAACATAAAAATGCTAACGGaagatattaatatacataagtATATGATTACAATGAGTTGATAAGAATAGATTATTCGAATTGAAGTGGATACGACTGATCTCAAATAAGCCTTTTAAATATTCCCTTCTCtaatttaaattagatttttcCTGCTTGTACAATATAATctacttaagtattttttatataagtaagcTATTTTTGTACGacaatttaaatacatttgttactctaaaattaaaatacatcatttttaaattgtaaggtttgttttatttttccgaatacatTTACTACTGTAGTTTAAGGTTTTTGTTCATTTTCCGTATAAGCGGAAGGgtgatttctcacaaaagaaacaaatatataaatatgacagtgacagAACCTATGTAGGACAAAAAGTGACCAAGGAAAAAATAGGTTATTGACTATTGTCATTTCTGAAGAGAAAACTGCAATttcacatgtttttttttcctattgagcAGAGATATTGGATTAccttttactaatttttgctttcacacgtatgCGACTCTTGTAGTCCGGGGGCtagtatcattgatacggctgctATGGCGATAGCTACGTCCCTGGTTCAGTGGATTCAATTATTTTCCTACAAACGCAAACGATAGCAGATTTTAAGTACGCACTGGtagctataggtacctactataataaattttgttaggtacattaaaaaacaaaaaaaaaaatgcaatttaaaataaacccaGTAGGTTctattaaaatgtaatgaatAACCGGCTAAGTGCGTGTAAGGCCACGCGCAATGTtaggttccgtagattaagatAACACTTTATTCCGTAGTTCACAAAAAATCGATAACGTACCCTCACAATGGTATAGACGATAAACAGTTCATCCTTAGTTTGCATGTAAGGAAGGAACCCTAAACGAAATATTGTTCAGttttaatgtacatacctactcatgctaaattacagctttccaATAGGTAGGTAATGGAAATCGGGATAGTGGTTTTGGAGATAGTGGCGACATTGCTTTGTACAAACATTCTCTCACCCCAAACTCATACGACTGTAATATTTTCGTAGCTACTACGTAACGgcgtaaatataataaaaagtagaaAATAATTGTTTCATCTACTtggatttaatataaaatacagctatttttttactgaaatattaaaaggtggttatagatttatttgatattgttacaattagtttttaaaatgcaaattcctaaaaaacataaaacccAAACAACAATACAAAAACCTAGAACCCatcgttttaaaaaattaacttcTGTCAAGTTGGCAATTTCACAGTGTTGCCTAACAAAATTCAATTCGTTATTTTTGgggagaattaaataaataaaattgttagaCAAAAATTGAGATAaactaaatgttttattaaactattacaccattagtttttattattataaacacataactttgaaacaatggtttatttgtttagtttacaGCCGAGTGTAACATTATTAAGCATGTTTTTCAGTATCTGAGTggtttctatactaatattataaagaggtaaaatttgtaagtttgtaagtttgtcacatttttaaaatggggtaatcttcggaactactggtccgattttaaaaattctttcaccagtagaatgctacattatcggggagtgctatgggctatattttatattggtatcatatatattagccgagttatcacagtttttgtcatacaggtcggactgaaaatcctcttaaacagacttattcgcatgcgctgccttaactattgtgtaaaatttaaattaatgtatggagactttatgtatctttaaaagttctacaaaaaagtccgcgacaccatatatctatcttctatatattagcagatatagtaacttttgtgttttaaaaattattaattttatatacttaggtttacgtcattatttatacaactaaactttaatccttattaaaataaattatttaataatcacaaggatattatggagataagatttgccctttacagtatgttaattacttaaatagtttcggagataatacaaaatttgtaaaagacgcagaaattccgctatatgacgcccggcgctttaatttacgtagttcccgttcccgtgtgaatatggggatcaaacatagcttatgacactcgcaaataacgtagctttctattggtaaaacaattttccaaatcggtccagtagatccagagattacctcctacaaccacacgaactttacctctttatattattagcatagaagtctctatttctcttggtcataccaccactctcgaaggactggaccgattttgctaagggtaggagtaagatagagaagttacagggtagggtcgggtacgggtagggaagcgtaggggtagtgtaggagtagggtaggggtagggtaggggtagaggtagggtaggggtagggtagaggtacgggtaggatagggtagtggtagggtaggggtaggataggcgtgagataggggtacgggtgggataggagTAGGAAAGGGaaagggtacggggagggtaggggtagaatggaGGTAGGGTATATGTAGGggttgagtagggtagggttggggtaggggtagggtaggggtagggtagggtaggggtagggtagggtaggggtagtagtaaagttgacatcgaaatttacgcggacgaagtcgcgggcgtccgctagtctttaaataaaattatatgttctcgtatattatttattataaaaactcaacaaaatataaaagtttcttttaaattggtttagctagcttaaaaaatcttaaagcttaattttttgaaacgtcaagtttgattatttgtaaatttttctgGAATACTCTTGAATatgttgtataattattaaattagataaGAGGCCAAGTAATATACTGatttaatgaatataatttaatttaaaacaaacagaTTGATTTTCAAAAGTGTGTTCCATCACGCGGCGAGAAGATAAAGATGTCACtgcaaatataaaatcaaatatgttttgtacatagatacatagataGATGATAAACACGGTTACCAATATACTAATATTGCCAACCCAATTATCATTTTACAATAACTACCactggtttggaaggcaggtcctACTGAGAAGCGCCGGTAGTAAATTTTATAGTTGCTCCACAGAGCAATCAATTATATATAGATGGAGCGTACGggacacgacggtgtcgtagtcgctccaaatacaaaattcaaaaacgaatacatattaactactatttttttattagtaattattgattattatattattttcgtaattgttgttagtgttaaattttgaaatacaaattatgaaaaagtttgtagGTATATGCGGGTGTCAAGGAGACAAGTTTTTTAATGGATTTCACCGGtttcagtacgttgcttgtaaagactaacTCTGGCAGTGTTGCCAGTTCGGTCTTGtgagaagttacccgaaatattaaaaaagtaacctttttgtgtaaaaagtaaccttttcactaactactcttgctttttgcgttccacagcatgggtaaaccaccatttcagcctctgggggctaaagtaattttgttttttttttaataactgtctgttacgaatattagccaagtactaaattactataaactgaagattttactcgtaaatagaatcatcttaagtaaggccctgattgtttgccttttcctcatgggataagaaaaatactattaaagagcaagaatttaaaaaaaaaatatttcttaaattcatacttgatttttttacgaaattcaatgtgactgcaacttacttatttcgcaacgtcaattgtaacgtcttcatttatagtgagattgacacagaaacatcgatgacttcttgagcatttgtccgcatttcttgatttaacgaccgttctgttttagatatacgaaattgtaagttaattctaaaaattcctaaatatcacgtaaaagtaacctttttattaatgtaacctaaaagtaaccaatgcagtcaaaaaatcacctaaaaggttacaaaagtaaccttctggcaacactgaactctggttactctgtgagttgctatttaaaaatcatcattctttacaatagagttttttttatttatattttatgtttcataCATTAAAATAGTTGTTCCAAATAAAATGGGTAATTTTAATCTTACATATAGCAACACTAAAAATTGGCATTTCATTTTACCAGTTCTCTAATGGCGACCACCAATGACGGGTCGCCTGCTGGAATCTGACGTTCAGTTATTATTTAGGATATTATTAGATACTGTGTTTACGTAAACATGACGGGAATTTTACCGAGTTACCAACGATTCGTTAACGGGGTGCCCGTGCCGTCCATATCCAGACGCTCGTTTCGTCTTCGcgaaaaatatttgattatttctGTTCTCTTGACATTTGGGATCGTGTGGCTAGGTGCACTTTTCTATTTGCCCGAGTTCAAAAGTTCCACGAGTGTGAACGACAGTGTTTATAATGTGTACAAACGTATACAAAAAGCTGGGCCAGAGCTCCTCATGCCTCCGCCTCTCGCTCAGAACGAAGTCGGTGACTTCCCCGTGGTGGGAATCGCACGTCATGGGGAGGAGGGTGACGACCCTCACGTAGTTGAAGACAGGAATCGTTTAAAAGCGAAGATAGACGAGGACATGGGTATGAAAGTTTTAGAAAGGCCTCAGTTTGACGTCGCACCATCTGGCTCGTCTTCCCGAGGGCCCAGCAAACCTCCAGTGGACGCCATCGAGGAGCCAGCACTGGGTAACAATGCTGCTAACAAGAATGTGTCCCCACCGGCCCTGAAGGTGGATAGTGCAGTCCAGAAGTATGTTATACCAGCCATGGATCCAGGCACAGATATAGACGTCCGGCGTAAAAGGGATACTGTTAAAGAGGTAAGACTATCAATGTTCCATCAAATATGCTcaaataattataaggatggTATGTTAGACTGCTTTCAAAACATTCCTCACTTTCATTGATACAATTTGTCTTGAACAGTAGTGAAACTAGAACATAAATCAATTACTATAGATATATCAATTGCTAGACATAGCACAAGTAAAGATTTGGAATGTGACCAGATCATAGTCAGCCGAGCTGGCCAAGTGCAGAATCCATTCTTGACACATTTTGAGTTTAACATTTTAACTCTAGTTTAAACATAAAATCTACTATGAcacaaatatatatgtatactataAAGAATATAGTTAGTGTTCTGGACTTTTTTTATGGAATTATTGAAGGCTTAAAGATACCATGCAAAACTGTTTTCAATGACATGCAACAGTTTTGACAGAGCTTAAAAATGATTCTGATATATGAGGGGAGTTTCAGTATTTCAGTAAGGGTTTAAGACTCGCTTTATGTCATcaagtccacctggtggggggtcgaccaacactgctctttgtAGTGTGAGTGCTTGGGACcccaatgccacttcagcttcgcaactcgttgagctatattgGTGACTTTGACTCTTTTGTggatttctgattcaatcactcAGAGATTCATATCTCTCATTTGTGGTGCATTTTTGTTGAGACTGCGGAATTTTCTCATAGCCTTCTTACTTAAtaacatcgtcgtcatcaacccatatacggctcactgctgagctcgagtctcctctcagaatgagaggggttaggccaccacgttggcccaatgcggattggcagacttcacacacgcagagaattaagacaattctctggtatgcaggtttcctcacgatgttttccttcaccgattgagacacgtgatatttaatttcttaaaatgcacacaactgaaaagttggaggtgcatgccccggaacggattcgaacccacaccctccggaatcggaggcagaggtcatatccactgggctaccacggctcttaaTAACATAGTTCAGTATATTAAGTATCTACTTGTAAAAGGGCTTagtatatttaattgtaatgcaatataatgatatgataatattttcattacataATACACACTAAATGTTGACAACTTAAATACCTTTAATCATGTTATTAATGTTCATCAACTTTATGATTGTATCAATAGTGTGTTGATATTAAACTATTGTGTAATAccacagaataaataataacaagtcTACAAGGTCACCACAACAACGCTACACTAGACTAGACCTATTTATTGCTTTTTCTCTACCACTGACAATTTGTAGGGTTTGGTTGGTAGATGTTtatagaaaattaatatttttgtcgccTTTGCTTATAATATgggttagttataattattatagttgaaACTCAGAAACAGTATCTACAATGTAGCTAAGAAACTCACAATAAATTTCaatcttatttaaaatattcttatgtCTAGCGTCTAGCATGTAGTGTCTTGTTTCAGCATAACAATGTGGTGATGTCTTTAAGTGGGAAGGCTGTGGATCATATTGGTTTCATAGATAGGTAAATGCAAACAAGCCCTTAAGACAAACTCTGGGTGATAGAAATTTGATATTAACACATCTATGTATCATTATCCACACCATCATCTTTGAAAGAAACAAAGATaatcttgaaataaatgtaaatctgAAATCCTTGTTATTCAATAATCCAGACTGCACAATAAAAGGGAACAAATATTATCACCTAACAAATTAACTTACTAAAAATAGttgtgtttaaattatttatgtgatAAAATTGGATGCAACATCATATCAGCTAAAATACTCTATAATCTGCTTAGAGACCTGACTAGAACTAGTAATAGTAGTAGCATTCTATATTAGAAAGAGTATCcaagataggtaggtaggtttagTAGGATCCTACCAAGTTTGAATATGAGAAGGGAGGAACAACATGATTGGTGATTAACAACACAAATGGTAATTTGTTGATGTGCATCATCAAGAAAACCTTAAACCTAAACCCAGGTCACAAGGCCAGGAATCTGCATAGAGTTTTCACTCTGCCATATCCAAATAAAGGATCCAGTATCTGTACGGTAAAGTCATGAAATACCAAGATTTTCGTCTCTCTAAATACTTAGGTGTGTCTACAGTATAATTGAATAATTAACATCACTTATATTAGTTTATCACAACTACTTTATCAGTGTGAATGATTTATGTGATTTAATCAGTTCGCAAAGTGGCTACTATACGAGTAGTGGGTAATCAAAATgtactacacacacacacacacactacatTGACGCGACTACTCTCTTTCTCGCTTTCAGAAAATGAATACCattgattttgtttaattagaccttgactacattctcacctgatggtaagtgatgatgcaatataggagtaggatgaaaatccacaaccctttcggtttctacacgacatcgtacgggaacgctatatcgctcggcggtacgtcttgccggtaggatggtaactagccacgatagacgcctcccaccagccagacctggaccaattaaaaaaatctcaatcggcccagccggggatcgaacccattacctccgtcttgtaaatccaccacgcacacCGCGCCACGGATACAGTCGAAAATACTCAATACAGTTATACTACTTGTGCACAAAAATACCGTTGTTCGTCCATCAGGTGATGTTTTCTATTTGGTGCAGTCATCGGAAGGGCATTGGCATCTCATGTTAGAAAAGAGAAAGTGAAACTCTAGTATTAACTAAAGCAAAGAGGGGAAAAGACTGTTTAGCATATTCTGCTACACggatatgtacctacctacaagtaATTTTCTCTATCGCGCAAATATCGTCACTGTTGGACCGTTAGACAAGCAATAATGTAGCGTCAACGCAATAGGaacaaatcattttttttattgataacacCATAACAGGGTAACGGATAGTGCCTACAGGAGGCTTGATATCATATCTTGCACGAAAATCACCGACCTCTAGTTGCATTTACAGAGGAAAAGACCGTTTAGCATATTGTCACTGTACATAACATCATTGGCTATACGGATATGTTTAAGTACTTTTCTGTAGCGTGCAAATATTGTCAATAGTTGATTGTTAAACAAGCAATAATTTAGCGTAAACGCAATAGGAacaaaccatttttttattgataacacCGTAACAGGGTAACGGTTTTGTGCCTACAATCGGCTCTTAGGCGGGTCGAAAGTGACACATCTTGCACGAAAATCGCCGAGCGCCAGTCGTACTTAGAGAGGAAAAGACCGTTTAGCATATTGTCACTAAacttatataaaattcatttcaatGACTATAGGTATGATATGATACGGATATGTTTAAGTACTTTTCTCTAGCGTACAAATATTGTCACTGGTGGACTTCTCTATTGGGCAAATATCGTTATTGAAGGACCGTTAGACAACCAATAATGTAGCGTCAACGCAATAGgaacaaactatttttttattgataactaCGCAACTGAGTAACGGTTTTGTGCCTACAGTGGGCTCTGAGGCGGCTTGATAGTGATACAATAAATCTTGCACGAAAATCGCCGACCTCCAGTTGCATTTAGAGGGGAAAAGACCGTTTCGCATATTTACACTGCTATACAGATATTTACGCGTACATAGGTACTTTTCTATAGCGCGTAAATATCgtcactaaagtgtttttctgaTAGCAttggtacggtgacagtcgcctctGTGACGTTCATAAtgcgtactattatcgtgaatcgcaaacttttaagagtacaaacgaaaaggagatttaacttcacgtcttactagacacgggcataagttagttatttctgcatatcgtctccaaaaagtaaaaaaaatcttttgtaggtttgggtgtactcttctataacaagatccccaagactgtggtggacctgccaatgcatagctttaagcaatgtgttaaaaaacatttacttagtcgaggttactacaacattgatgagttccttaaagataaaagcgcttggaggccattggatcagcttccaccttcacacaaaaagtaaaactataagaaattgtaatgttatcatcaatagggatgatgacacttttttaaattgtatataaattaagagtatgctaatagtaaagcaattttgtaaaagaaacagggtatctgcgatcattactttcggagctacaggaatttaaagggtcagattagcagcgctgccgcggaaccttgaaaaacgccccatacaaaatgacacgaacttatgacgtcgtaggtaatgtaatgatcgttagatttgtatgtgcgttcaaacaaaattactaatatctttgttatttgtgcgtttatgtatatactttatatattaaaaattgtcacattaaatgtaaggaagctaaaactgtatgaattttcttttaattacgataaaagatttttaatagattttgaaattttataatctcatttattttgcaaatatccagacaatatttcctttttatgtataaattagttaacattgaccctattaacccgaatgtatcataaaaatcaatacattcaaacctagtcatcatccccattgtaaattataatactgtatgatttttaaaaaagagcaactgttgagtttcttgccggtttcttctcagcagaacctgccttccgaaccgttggtagaatctttacaaatagtcaactgacgtgtcaaaagtgcttgtaaactgagcctacttcaaTTGATTTGAATGAAACGAACTGCAGTGGACCGTTAGACAAGCAAtaggaacattttttttattgataacacCGTACCATGGTAACGGTTTTGTGCCTACAGCCGGCTCAGAGGCTTGACACACATCTGGCACGAAAATCGCCGACCTCAAGTTGCACTTGTGGTGGCGTCAACAACCGCTCACGGAACCGCAACACACTTTTGGAACAATATCGTATGATAAGAACCAGTTTGAGTAAGGTCGGACgggttattgttttttaaacagGCATGTTATACTACAAACACGCTTGACCGAACTTAATTAGGCTCAGATTGTGTCGTACTGCTTACTTGTTGAGATGATACCTAGGACTAGGACTTATAAGTTTTCATTGAAGCACTGATATTTTTCGAAAAATCATGTTTTCATCTTGCtacaactaattattattacttagtcATCTACCACTGATATCAAAAAGGCGaagtttgttgttgttgtgcgCTAAGCTTATTTTCGTGtttaatagttcatttatcgaggaaggctataataaCAGCACACTATAATaataacgtaccgccaagcgatatagcgttccggtacgatgtggtgtagataccgaaaggggtgtggattttcatccaactcctaacatgtttgcccgcttttatcttagactttaatgcatcatcactttaaatcaggtgagattgtagtcaagggctaacttataaaaaataaataagag includes:
- the LOC112053036 gene encoding uncharacterized protein LOC112053036 isoform X3, whose protein sequence is MTKAKTPRSSALYHSAKVLWHLDIFRRSFRELTGHACLGPSCIFCALKELFAQLQWSAERAPAADSLRRALGGGGARFQLGCMADASECFEHLLLRVHAHVAAGSGDKRDDDACRAPHCVPHRKFAMMLVEQSVCGACQATSEPLPFTQMVHYVSATALTAQAALGEHGDSFGLLLKKAGGMGDIRDCPNACGAKIQICRTLMNRPEVVSIGMVWDSERPAAEHVAAVYAALGTELRPTDAFHACVDRAWAARATHQLVGLVTYYGKHYSTFFFHSKLRLWIYFDDADVKEIGPEWSQVVEKCKRGRFQPLLLLYAAVDGTPCDTRHAPKDVVPFPAPEPRRAVTPAPERPMAGYARRAVTPGPDNDSDYVSRKAVENMLDVQASRRAQLARSLSTSSASDTQERPRARRDSGNWSGDRNSASSASSSTVESPYMYPRGRGPGSIPSSPTRKGELSSGGSCDAGYDSYSLSSTDSLPLQQGLRHNLQLAQIPELTTRGDCEALCLEADRLLEKSRHAEDAADYETALVLCDAAAAKARAAMDAPYNNPHTMTFARMKHNTCVMRARSLQRRMAGMNRVTEIPQSAAVRNTKCGLESSPTTIEIYATLPKKKGSAKKSPKNIEDDIDNPPRERPPRHKSREEEKVREKRSRSEDRSRARKEISVAPEKKEEPTEDKKANKKQHKIRRKLLMGGLIRRKNRSMPDLTEGADANNETKNKETRVSSVDDADVGRRKAEDKSNLSGYLSEGHLEYSAASGTNPNLERSKLMRKSFHGSAGKILTAAKVPPPPPLRTTSQLSGTKFESEVIEHGIQSRPQQPLPPSTQGEYSYSHDNEEDCGFSEQYGEEHQSLPFLPSYDDNAMNHYNNRLDDSPDTSQNFHTVVTKAMIHQEQSPVKRDISNILPSPNNIQNLTNVFDNGVDVVDCAMPSRRSPPMFELPPYPSPMNSVNHSRQPSEEFPPPPPPIVIAQQNLMQLQDELIKLHQRNNNNNTDMNNFGHSYNHQNQNKNQIDTQNDSLLAQLQEKRNQILRNEECISKLNQLETIGTPGDNWLRELQAKQAALRLKRSGSLECQLSSTNESPQQSFENNNNVRNIASRFETNAQSIPNEGERTHVGYVGIGGSRDVINCSNQSNNRIYARRASSSSIDPKYNDDEDQKNVHGGLYGDRTKPKKKSVSFCDQVILVATAEDQEDDSYIPNPILERVLKSAMNKPELTTIPLQTDKSSLQRTESFDSQSSRSTISTLSQTSYVPNDGGHADYYRVQNSYPTYEIAQTRPQQQFNPQKSTSVHGTNSPVLVNPNPNLPNTNQIYQALPATSQQNTNNPIPYNQPPSAYSNQSSTSPPNFSQNPANRLTPTSHNAPYMTKHVPNIQRPMPNSYTHPTNQSHQIHQPPNNNYYHLRSSQPAVSYPNYYNPPTSYANSDYSSRYPQVNSTNNYNSSPYQRVPPPHGEVPVENYNNTYQKVPNNYYLDNNANNQNRISDARNYTNTHQRAPMYNQPLENGSSAEQYQYSQNGYSPYQHLPPPKQIQKKSVSFEPGTKGGMDSPIPPQMTGNYTNESQPTSLMSGQKSPCNLCRKKTVNPPAIYCPDCDYYMSRFKPRS